The following DNA comes from Fusarium fujikuroi IMI 58289 draft genome, chromosome FFUJ_chr03.
TGGAGTATGAGAGACGGGTCTTCCACAGCTTGTTTGGTAGTCAAGATCAGAAGATTGGCATGAAGGCATtcgcagaaaagaagaaggctgagtgGAGCCACTCATAAGGGCTATTTGTAATTTAACAATGTGCCTTGGCGGCgactatataaaaatatGAATGCAAAAGCTACTGTAGCTATGAAAACCACCACGACGTCCGTCTGTTTATTAGGTGAATCAAGTGTGAGATTGAGATAGTTGTTCACAGGTGGGTTGGACCGCAGGAGAAGTTCGGGGCGACTTTGTGCAATGATAATGCAACAATCCAATGGATCCATGGATTTCTTAAAATACCCCGCGAGCACCTATACATGTACAGCATGTTCGTCTTCATTTGCAGatttttcttgcctttttacATTATGCTGTGGCCCAACAGCCAACACATCTCTACCTAGATATAACCTGTGCCAAAAACAGTGTGTTGTCGTTAACAGCTGTTTCTGATAATCCCTGGCAGAGTCTTGACGCCTAGACCGACCCCGCCACCCACTCACACATGGGAGTTTAGTATGTACCAGCAGGCACCTAATGGAGGTCACTTAGATACTAACTACCTTAAGCAGTTAGGTACCGACCTACCTAAGGCATACCCAcgagtacctaccttatggTTAGTAGTTAGTAACATACCTAGTACGGGGTAGGTAGCTGGCGTATTGGCTGCATCGTAGCTTTCCTAGCCAACAGCCCAACATCAGTAATCCCTTTGCCTTCGATCAACATATTCTCTTCGGCACAACCTTGTTTCTTCACACGCATCCTATTTTCATCCCAATCATGGGCCGGGATTAGCCAGATATCATGAATGGAGCCCACAAACGCtggcttggacttggaaaAGGAGCTGACGTGCTCTGTAAATCTCCCCGCCTTTTTGTCTACAAAGTCTGACCTTGTCTGTAGATCTGCACGGAGCTCCTATACCAGCCTTTGACTCTTCTTGATTGCCTTCACACCTTTTGCGGTGCCTGTCTGAAGGAATGGTTTACTTTCCAGGCTGCGACGGCCGAGCGGGCGCCAAACCCGCCTGCTCCTGGTACAAACATTTTTACATGCCCGTCATGTCGGGCTACTGTACGAACGACCCAACATAATGCGACCGTTGTCACTCTCTTGGATATGTTTATAGCAGCAAGCCCTGGCAAGGATCGTTCAGCAgcagagaaggaagagatggCAAAGAAGTATAAACCCGGCGACCAAGTCCTTCCAACGATAAATACACATCGAACGGCGGATGAGCGGCGCATTGATGCTGAAGACAGAaggttggtggaggaggtcCGAGAACTGAGTTTACAAGAGGCAGGAGTATCTTCGGGGCCACCAAGGACACGGCGGAGGCGTGAGAGTCGATCCGCGGACgacagaagaaggacaagcagAGATAGGGAAAGGGACCGAGGTAGAGATAGAAGCGTCGATAGCCGCCATCAGCCACGAGGAAGCCGCCGCCCACGAGTTGACGAGGGAGGTCGGCATAGCTCCGATCAACTCCACGTCGAAGGCGAGAGACGACGTCGACGAAGCGAGTCGAGGCAGCGCCAGATTGAGCACCAGTCATCAATTCGGTCACTAATCAGTTCGGGAGATATGAGTGAGAGGGATATCGAACGAGAAATAGAGTCCTTTGCCAGACAGATCCAGGAAGAAGGTCTCCTCGACGGGCTCGATTTGGACAACATCGATTTGAGTCGCGACGACGAGCTCAGCAGGAGGATCACTGAAGCATACAGACGTCGGCAAAGGGATCGAACACGCCAAGAAACGAGGAGGAACAATGGAAATAACTATCCTCCGTTGACAAGATATGCTGAGAATGCGGCAGTTGGGGATCCTCGCATGTTGGCCCCAGAAGGAGGACGACCAAGAGAAAGGTCTCGACCACATTCTCGATCTGCTAGCGCTGCAAGTGCTACCAGTGCTGCGAGTCAGACAGAGGAACGGAGTCGCCCCCCAACATCTACGACCTCAGCAAACTTGGAGGTCCAGGAGCCAGTCCGAAGGCCTAGGAGACGGACTGCTAGCGGAGGTCGAAGCTCAACCACTCCAGTATTTCCGACCACTGCTGAGCCCAGGCCTGCTGCTCGGTCATCTACGGACCTGGGATCGAGGCCCCAGGCTTCCGACATAACGCAGTCCCGACCTAGCTTTAGCGAGGGACGCAGTACCAGCACACCCATCCATACCGTGCCGTTTCTCAACCCAACAGAAGCGGCTTCATTCAGCAACAATATCGGGAATATGTCATTTGCTAGTCGTCAAGGAACCTCTCAAAGCGCATCGGTCCCTCCTCTATTCTCCCATCATGATGCAACAGCTGGTCGGGCAAACAGACCTCGTCCGGTTGATCTGGCTATTGTTCATCAGACTGTGACCAGCCCGATTAGTAGTCCCGCTGTCTCAGGACACCAGAGGACCAGGTCACAGCTCTACCCAGAACCTTCAGTCAGCTGCTCACGATGTAACAAGCAGCACATTGAATATGAGCTCCATTACAATTGCTCCATTTGCGCCAATGGACAGTGGAACATATGCCTCAACTGTTATCGGGCTGGCAAAGGCTGTCATCACTGGTTTGGGTTCGGCCATGGTGCTTTTTCAAAATGGGAAAAGATTCGTCAGCAGAGAGGGGATGCTTCACTACCACAGCCACATACGCTGACCGCTCTCCGTTACCGTCCTCCCCGCTCATCTCCTGGCGGGGCAGACGGACGAAAGACACTGACAACGGACGATCCTCGACATCGTTTGGAAAGCGGTACTTTCTGCGCCAAATGCTCCGCTTGGACGAACGAGTGTTATTGGCGGTGCGATATATGTAACGAGGGCGACTGGGGCTTTTGCAACGACTGTGTAAACCAGGGAAGATCATGCACGCATCCCTTACTTCCAATGGCTCACGAAGCCACCCAGTCTAATCAACACAGGCCTGGAAGTCCTCCCAGATCGCCCGGTCGACCCACGGCAGCAACAATATTTCAAGGCCCTAATGCATCCAGCATCAAACCATTCGAATACTTGTCATTCACCACAAGATGCGACTTGTGTCAGGAGCCCATCCAACCGAATCAAGCACGATACCACTGCTATCAGTGTACAAGCTCTTTGGTATCAGATGCTGCACCAGGTGATTACGACATATGTTCTTCGTGTTATGGGAACTTGATTATACAAAGACAGATCAGCCCTGAAAACGGCCATTCAGGTTGGAGGAGATGTCTTAACGGCCATAGAATAGTAGTCATCGCTTTTACGGATGGGAAGAGTGGGCGATGGAGGTATATAGCCCAGGACTTGGTAGGAGGTCAAGGACTAAAGCCAGAGGCAGCTGATAAGGCAGAACATCGCGAGAAAGGACTTCAGAAATGGGTCTGGCACGAAAATGGTCAAGATCTGGCCCGGCTTGTCACCAAAGACGTGTCAGAAACGGCGCCAAGTGAGAGCAGTTTCGCAAAGAGCTTACCACCTGATGGCGGAGTCGGACTGAAGGCGACCGCGAGGTTTGGATGGTATCCCAGACCGGAAGCAGACGACGAACTTCTCTTTCCAAAAGGAGCGGAAATCAAAGAGATCGAGGATGTGAACGGAGAATGGTTCTTTGGAGCATATATGGGTACTCGGGGCTTGTTCCCTGCGCCATATGTGCGGTTAGAACAAGATGCCTAAAATGCAAGAGCTGACGACGCCGTGATAGACACGCAAGAATctaatacttatttacttatataatGGCTGCGTTAGTGATTTGTTGGTACTCAGGCTTCAAGCCGTATGGAAGTCGGTGCGGGACTTGGTCATCCAACACCGACAGCCCGGGATTGCGCCATTGCCGATTGCGGCCCCACCATCCAAATACATTTCCCTTTGATCTCTTCTATAAGCTCAACTTATTCCTTCTGTGGCAAACCCGGACCTGGTGACTGTCAATTGATCTGTTCAAGATCGCGCCACTTCACATATCAAATCATGTTCCGCCCCAGCGCTAGGCGGCTTGCAGCTGCCGCGGCCAAAGCTGCGGCAGCTCCCAGCTCTCATACCCTCGGTGTGTCTCGAGCTCAAGGTGTCTCCAGAGGTTTGACAGGAGGTACGCCTATCATCAATGTAATCCCGGTCCTCGAAAGGGAATCTGACCTACAATAGCTATTGGAAATACCCCTCTCATCCGTCTGAATCATCTCTCCGAGGAGACTGGCTGTGAGATCCTCGGCAAGGCAGAGTTCATGAACCCTGGTGGTTCCGTCAAGGACCGCGCAGCGCTGTACGTTGTTAAGGACGCCGAGGAGCGCGGTCTTCTCAAACCTGGCGGCACTGTCGTCGAAGGGACCGCAGGAAACACCGGTATCGGTCTCGCTCATGTGTGTCGTTCGCGTGGCTATAAGCTCGTTATATACATGCCAAACACCCAGTCTCAGGGCAAGATCGATCTTTTACGGCTCCTTGGCGCTGAGGTCTACCCTGTCCCTGCTGTCGCGTTCGATAATCCCGAGAACTACAACCACCAGGCCCGCCGACACGCTGAGCGACTCGACAACGCCGTTTGGACGAACCAATTCGACAACACAGCCAATCGCCGTGCGCATATTGAGACGACGGGCCCTGAGATCTGGGCGCAGACAGATGGTAAGGTTGACGCTTTCACATGCGCCACTGGCACTGCTGGTACCCTAGCCGGTATTACGAGGTATCTGAAGGACGTCTCTGATGGCCGAGTCAAGAGCTTCCTTGCCGACCCTCCTGGCAGTGTGCTTCATTCTTTTGTGTCCTCCGGCGGCAAGCTTACCGAGCGCACGGGTTCCAGCATCACC
Coding sequences within:
- a CDS encoding related to vesicular transport-associated repeat protein Tb-291, with the translated sequence MEPTNAGLDLEKELTCSICTELLYQPLTLLDCLHTFCGACLKEWFTFQAATAERAPNPPAPGTNIFTCPSCRATVRTTQHNATVVTLLDMFIAASPGKDRSAAEKEEMAKKYKPGDQVLPTINTHRTADERRIDAEDRRLVEEVRELSLQEAGVSSGPPRTRRRRESRSADDRRRTSRDRERDRGRDRSVDSRHQPRGSRRPRVDEGGRHSSDQLHVEGERRRRRSESRQRQIEHQSSIRSLISSGDMSERDIEREIESFARQIQEEGLLDGLDLDNIDLSRDDELSRRITEAYRRRQRDRTRQETRRNNGNNYPPLTRYAENAAVGDPRMLAPEGGRPRERSRPHSRSASAASATSAASQTEERSRPPTSTTSANLEVQEPVRRPRRRTASGGRSSTTPVFPTTAEPRPAARSSTDLGSRPQASDITQSRPSFSEGRSTSTPIHTVPFLNPTEAASFSNNIGNMSFASRQGTSQSASVPPLFSHHDATAGRANRPRPVDLAIVHQTVTSPISSPAVSGHQRTRSQLYPEPSVSCSRCNKQHIEYELHYNCSICANGQWNICLNCYRAGKGCHHWFGFGHGAFSKWEKIRQQRGDASLPQPHTLTALRYRPPRSSPGGADGRKTLTTDDPRHRLESGTFCAKCSAWTNECYWRCDICNEGDWGFCNDCVNQGRSCTHPLLPMAHEATQSNQHRPGSPPRSPGRPTAATIFQGPNASSIKPFEYLSFTTRCDLCQEPIQPNQARYHCYQCTSSLVSDAAPGDYDICSSCYGNLIIQRQISPENGHSGWRRCLNGHRIVVIAFTDGKSGRWRYIAQDLVGGQGLKPEAADKAEHREKGLQKWVWHENGQDLARLVTKDVSETAPSESSFAKSLPPDGGVGLKATARFGWYPRPEADDELLFPKGAEIKEIEDVNGEWFFGAYMGTRGLFPAPYVRLEQDA
- a CDS encoding probable cysteine synthase, with product MFRPSARRLAAAAAKAAAAPSSHTLGVSRAQGVSRGLTGAIGNTPLIRLNHLSEETGCEILGKAEFMNPGGSVKDRAALYVVKDAEERGLLKPGGTVVEGTAGNTGIGLAHVCRSRGYKLVIYMPNTQSQGKIDLLRLLGAEVYPVPAVAFDNPENYNHQARRHAERLDNAVWTNQFDNTANRRAHIETTGPEIWAQTDGKVDAFTCATGTAGTLAGITRYLKDVSDGRVKSFLADPPGSVLHSFVSSGGKLTERTGSSITEGIGQGRITDNLQPDIGLVDGSLHISDEKSIEMVYRCLDEEGLYLGASSSLNVVAAKEVAEKLGKGHTVVTVLCDGAYRYADRLFSRKWLTDKKLLGAIPSHLEKYIVLP